Proteins encoded by one window of Gammaproteobacteria bacterium:
- the rlmB gene encoding 23S rRNA (guanosine(2251)-2'-O)-methyltransferase RlmB: MKSEEFVYGFHAVSAVIETAPGNVLEFWVDPERGDARMTALIRAARHAGLRTQQANARTLTRKARTEHHQGVVARFRRPAPPGLEVLDAVLNGRAGPALLLVLDQVTDPHNLGACLRVAEASGAQAVVAPRKGSATLTPAVRAVAAGSAERVPFVTVNNLARSLRELQSRGLWIYGLAGNGESSIYDLDLRAPCVLVAGSEGRGLRRMTRELCDRVAAIPMQGTVESLNASVAAGVALFEARRQRLAQPDPSIAPTTGLK, translated from the coding sequence GTGAAGAGCGAGGAGTTCGTCTACGGGTTTCACGCGGTGTCGGCCGTGATCGAGACAGCGCCAGGGAATGTCCTCGAGTTCTGGGTTGACCCCGAACGGGGCGACGCCAGAATGACGGCGCTGATCCGGGCCGCGCGGCACGCGGGACTGCGGACCCAGCAGGCGAATGCACGGACCCTGACCCGAAAGGCGCGAACCGAACACCACCAGGGGGTGGTGGCCCGTTTCCGTAGGCCGGCGCCTCCGGGGCTCGAGGTGCTGGACGCGGTGTTGAACGGCAGGGCAGGGCCGGCATTGTTACTGGTGCTGGACCAGGTGACCGATCCCCATAATCTCGGCGCCTGCCTGCGGGTCGCCGAGGCCTCGGGTGCGCAGGCGGTCGTGGCGCCTCGCAAGGGTTCGGCAACGTTGACGCCCGCGGTGCGCGCCGTGGCGGCGGGATCGGCGGAGCGCGTGCCGTTCGTTACGGTCAACAACCTGGCCCGGTCGCTGCGCGAACTGCAGTCGCGGGGATTGTGGATCTACGGGCTCGCGGGAAACGGGGAGTCCTCGATCTATGACCTGGACTTGAGGGCGCCTTGCGTACTGGTGGCCGGCTCCGAAGGCAGGGGCCTGCGGCGCATGACGCGTGAACTCTGCGATCGGGTGGCCGCCATTCCGATGCAGGGCACGGTCGAGAGCCTCAACGCCTCGGTCGCTGCGGGGGTTGCGCTGTTCGAGGCGCGCAGGCAGCGGCTCGCGCAACCCGACCCTTCGATTGCGCCGACGACAGGGCTCAAGTAG
- the rpsF gene encoding 30S ribosomal protein S6 translates to MRHYEVVFLVHPDQSEQVPAMVERYRSMIETGGGTVHRFEDWGRRQLAYPISKMHKAHYILMNIECDQATLDELNNAFRFNDAVIRNLVMTMKKAVTEPSPLAREREKEKEKGNGSREPARETERDSADKETAAG, encoded by the coding sequence ATGAGACACTACGAAGTCGTGTTTCTGGTCCATCCTGACCAGAGTGAGCAGGTCCCCGCGATGGTCGAGCGCTACCGCTCGATGATCGAGACCGGAGGGGGTACGGTCCATCGCTTTGAAGACTGGGGCCGCAGGCAGCTCGCCTATCCCATTTCCAAGATGCACAAGGCGCACTACATTCTGATGAACATCGAGTGTGACCAGGCGACGCTCGACGAGTTGAACAACGCCTTCAGGTTCAACGATGCCGTGATCCGCAATCTGGTGATGACCATGAAGAAGGCTGTCACCGAGCCGTCCCCGCTCGCCCGTGAGCGCGAGAAGGAAAAGGAGAAAGGTAACGGCAGCCGTGAACCGGCCCGGGAGACCGAGCGGGACTCGGCCGATAAGGAAACCGCCGCCGGCTGA
- the rpsR gene encoding 30S ribosomal protein S18: MSRYFRRRRYCKFTVEGITEIDYKDLELLKGFVSEAGKIVPSRITGTSARYQRQLAKAVKRARYLALLPYSDRH; encoded by the coding sequence ATGTCTCGTTATTTCAGACGTCGCAGATACTGCAAGTTCACCGTCGAAGGCATCACCGAGATCGACTACAAGGATCTCGAGCTGCTGAAGGGTTTCGTCTCGGAGGCCGGAAAGATCGTGCCCAGCCGCATCACCGGGACCAGCGCCCGTTACCAGCGGCAGCTGGCGAAGGCGGTCAAACGCGCCCGATATCTGGCGCTGTTGCCGTACAGCGACCGCCACTGA
- a CDS encoding DUF2232 domain-containing protein has translation MMGKLATYIMAGRLQAATAVLGFVVLAFVLPPLSLLSGAALALVTLRSGASNGLQVAALALAVATALGWLALGTPSAGLIFGLVQWAPVFILALVLRYTISLRLAVGTAAVLGLVLLGVLHTAVPDLAALWTALLDEYFRTNLEQVEVPAEQIDETLQTASVIMTGAVVSSLMLVAVLSLLIARWWQSVLYNPGGFRSEFQELRLGRPLAIVGTALLVAAYLQKSSALTEAALVALLPFLLQGIAVVHGLSARSANPVPWLIGLYALLIIAMPQMMAALIALGVMDNFVDLRRRFGSRQGQGED, from the coding sequence ATGATGGGCAAACTGGCCACCTACATCATGGCAGGCCGTTTGCAGGCGGCCACGGCAGTTCTGGGCTTCGTGGTGCTGGCGTTCGTCCTTCCGCCACTGTCGCTGCTGAGCGGCGCCGCCCTGGCCCTGGTTACGTTGCGGAGCGGAGCAAGCAACGGACTGCAGGTTGCCGCGCTGGCGTTAGCGGTGGCTACCGCCCTGGGGTGGCTGGCGTTGGGGACGCCGTCTGCAGGGCTGATTTTCGGCCTTGTTCAGTGGGCGCCGGTCTTCATCCTGGCACTGGTGCTTCGGTATACGATTTCACTGCGGCTTGCAGTCGGTACGGCGGCGGTGCTCGGTCTGGTACTACTCGGGGTTCTCCATACCGCGGTCCCGGACCTGGCGGCACTCTGGACGGCGTTGCTGGACGAGTACTTTCGAACGAACCTCGAGCAGGTCGAGGTTCCCGCCGAGCAGATTGACGAGACGCTGCAGACGGCTTCCGTGATCATGACGGGGGCGGTCGTTTCGTCGCTGATGTTGGTGGCGGTACTGTCGCTGCTGATCGCGCGCTGGTGGCAATCGGTGCTGTACAACCCGGGTGGGTTCCGGAGCGAGTTCCAGGAACTGAGGCTGGGCAGGCCCCTGGCGATCGTGGGTACCGCGTTGCTGGTGGCGGCGTATCTGCAGAAGTCGAGCGCCCTGACCGAAGCGGCCCTGGTGGCGCTGCTGCCGTTCCTGCTGCAGGGGATTGCCGTGGTTCACGGTCTCAGCGCCCGGTCCGCCAATCCGGTGCCCTGGCTGATCGGGCTCTACGCGCTGCTGATTATTGCGATGCCGCAGATGATGGCGGCCCTGATCGCCCTGGGCGTGATGGACAACTTCGTCGACCTGCGGAGGCGATTCGGCTCTCGACAGGGGCAGGGCGAGGATTGA
- the rplI gene encoding 50S ribosomal protein L9, which translates to MEVILLEKIENLGGLGEKVKVKPGHARNYLIPQGKAKFATAENLAEFEARRAELENAAAEGFEAAEARREQIEGLVVNITVKAGSEGKLFGSVGPDDIAAAISEAGAEVVKREVRMPSGPIRQTGEYEIGIHLHSDVNVVVTVNVVPE; encoded by the coding sequence ATGGAAGTCATTCTGCTTGAGAAAATCGAGAACCTCGGGGGATTGGGGGAGAAGGTGAAGGTCAAGCCCGGACATGCCCGCAACTATCTGATCCCCCAAGGTAAGGCCAAGTTCGCGACGGCCGAGAACCTGGCCGAGTTCGAGGCGCGCCGTGCCGAGCTCGAGAACGCCGCGGCCGAAGGGTTCGAGGCCGCCGAGGCCCGCCGAGAGCAGATCGAGGGGCTGGTCGTGAACATCACGGTCAAGGCGGGCAGTGAGGGCAAGCTCTTCGGTTCGGTCGGTCCCGACGACATTGCCGCGGCGATTTCCGAGGCCGGAGCGGAAGTGGTCAAGCGCGAGGTGAGGATGCCCTCCGGCCCCATTCGCCAGACCGGGGAGTACGAGATCGGGATCCATCTCCATTCCGACGTCAACGTGGTCGTGACGGTCAACGTCGTTCCCGAGTAA
- the dnaB gene encoding replicative DNA helicase, which yields MSDTPLAQRNRPASIESLKVPPHSMEAEQSVLGGLVIDNNAWDQVADRIAEVDFYVYDHRVIFRAISELAEAGKPFDLVTLSDWLEQRKELSEASVMSYLGQLARDTPSAANIRAYADIVREKSVLRQLITVGTEIADSGFKTEGQDTKALLDQAEQKVFAIADQGARAHQGFRSISTLLKSAVDRIDELYERDDPITGLPTGFAEFDEKTSGLQNGDLIIVAGRPSMGKTAFAVNMAQYAAVKRNAAVAIFSMEMPGEQLTMRMLSSLGRIDQHRLRNGRLLQEDWPRISSAVAMLSEVPIFIDDSASLTPTELRARARRLKREHDLNLIVVDYLQLMQVTGTAENRATEISEISRSLKGLAKELSVPVIALSQLNRSLEQRPNKRPIMSDLRESGAIEQDADLIVFIYRDEVYNEESNDKGIAEIIIGKQRNGPIDTVRLTFLGQYTSFENYVSESYTSESF from the coding sequence ATGTCAGACACTCCGCTAGCGCAGCGCAACAGGCCCGCAAGTATCGAAAGCCTCAAAGTCCCCCCGCATTCCATGGAAGCCGAGCAGTCCGTGCTCGGCGGCCTCGTGATCGACAACAACGCCTGGGACCAGGTCGCCGACCGTATCGCCGAGGTCGATTTCTACGTCTACGACCACCGCGTCATCTTCCGTGCGATCAGCGAACTCGCCGAGGCCGGAAAGCCCTTCGATCTCGTTACCCTCAGTGACTGGCTGGAGCAGCGAAAGGAGCTCAGCGAGGCCAGTGTCATGTCCTATCTGGGACAGCTCGCGAGAGACACGCCCAGTGCCGCCAATATTCGAGCCTACGCGGATATCGTGCGGGAAAAGTCCGTCCTCAGGCAGCTCATCACCGTCGGAACGGAAATCGCCGACAGCGGATTCAAAACCGAGGGGCAGGACACCAAGGCCTTACTCGACCAGGCCGAGCAGAAGGTCTTTGCCATCGCCGATCAGGGCGCGCGGGCGCATCAGGGGTTCCGCAGCATCAGTACCCTGCTCAAGTCCGCGGTCGACCGGATTGACGAGCTCTATGAGCGGGACGATCCGATCACCGGCCTGCCCACGGGGTTCGCCGAGTTCGACGAGAAGACCTCGGGGCTACAGAACGGCGACCTGATCATCGTCGCCGGCCGGCCCTCGATGGGCAAGACGGCGTTCGCGGTCAACATGGCGCAGTACGCTGCGGTCAAGCGCAACGCCGCGGTGGCGATCTTCAGCATGGAGATGCCGGGCGAACAACTGACCATGCGCATGCTATCCTCGCTGGGACGGATCGACCAGCACCGTCTGCGTAACGGCAGGCTGCTTCAGGAGGACTGGCCGCGGATCAGCAGCGCGGTCGCCATGCTCAGCGAGGTGCCGATCTTTATCGACGACTCGGCCAGTCTCACCCCGACCGAGCTGAGAGCTCGGGCGCGGCGGCTCAAGCGCGAGCACGACCTGAATCTGATCGTTGTCGACTATCTGCAGCTGATGCAGGTCACGGGCACCGCCGAGAACCGTGCGACCGAGATCTCGGAGATCTCCCGCAGCCTGAAGGGCCTTGCAAAGGAGCTGAGCGTCCCGGTGATCGCCCTTTCCCAGCTCAACCGCAGTCTGGAACAGCGCCCCAACAAACGGCCCATCATGTCGGACCTGCGTGAATCCGGGGCTATCGAGCAGGACGCCGACCTCATCGTTTTCATCTATCGCGACGAGGTATACAACGAGGAGTCGAACGACAAGGGGATCGCCGAGATCATTATCGGCAAGCAGCGCAACGGGCCGATCGACACGGTGCGCCTGACCTTCCTCGGCCAGTACACCAGTTTCGAGAATTACGTCTCCGAGTCGTACACCAGCGAGTCCTTCTGA
- the alr gene encoding alanine racemase produces MTRSACVRIDPYALQHNLARVRQAAPGSRVMAVIKANAYGHGALTAASALSAADGFAVANIAEAARLRDGGVSHPLLALQGCRDAAEVELAAAQDIWIAVQRPDQIELLERVGPARPLRVWLKLNTGMNRLGLPAADAALWQERLLRLPAVREDIVLMTHLACGDDRENPATQRQIIAFDHAVAGLAGEQSIANSAGVLAFPGAHRDWVRPGIMLYGSSPFPDTHPEHEGLLPAMTVSGPLIAIDERRRGEAVGYGGTWVCQEDMPIGVAAIGYADGYPRHAPSGTPVVVNGRRARLAGRVSMDMITIDLRGVARPRIGDEVVGWGADPGVDEVARAAGTIGYELLCNAGRCLDMTGR; encoded by the coding sequence ATGACCCGCAGCGCGTGCGTACGGATCGATCCGTACGCACTGCAGCACAACCTGGCGCGTGTCCGGCAGGCCGCACCCGGGAGTCGAGTCATGGCCGTCATCAAGGCCAACGCCTACGGTCACGGGGCCCTGACGGCGGCCTCGGCCCTGTCAGCGGCCGACGGCTTTGCCGTTGCCAACATTGCCGAGGCCGCGCGCCTGCGCGATGGCGGCGTTTCACACCCTCTGCTGGCGCTTCAGGGCTGCCGGGACGCAGCCGAGGTGGAACTCGCGGCGGCGCAGGACATCTGGATCGCGGTACAGCGACCGGATCAGATCGAGCTGCTGGAACGGGTCGGGCCGGCAAGGCCGCTGCGCGTCTGGCTGAAACTCAATACCGGTATGAATCGCCTCGGTCTCCCGGCAGCGGATGCGGCCCTTTGGCAAGAACGCCTGCTGCGGTTGCCCGCGGTGCGCGAGGACATCGTCCTGATGACGCATCTGGCCTGCGGTGACGACCGGGAGAATCCGGCCACCCAACGTCAGATCATTGCGTTCGATCATGCCGTTGCCGGACTGGCGGGTGAGCAGAGCATCGCCAATTCAGCCGGTGTGCTTGCCTTCCCCGGGGCACACCGGGACTGGGTGAGGCCCGGCATCATGCTCTACGGCTCGAGCCCTTTCCCCGATACCCATCCCGAGCACGAAGGGCTGCTACCGGCAATGACAGTGAGCGGTCCGCTGATCGCGATCGACGAGCGGCGCCGCGGAGAGGCCGTCGGTTACGGTGGGACCTGGGTGTGTCAGGAAGACATGCCGATCGGTGTCGCGGCCATCGGCTACGCCGACGGCTATCCCCGGCACGCGCCTTCGGGGACCCCGGTAGTGGTGAACGGACGGCGGGCCCGGCTCGCCGGCCGCGTTTCGATGGATATGATCACGATCGATCTGCGTGGTGTCGCGCGACCGCGAATCGGTGACGAGGTCGTTGGTTGGGGGGCGGATCCGGGTGTGGATGAGGTGGCCCGCGCCGCGGGGACGATCGGGTACGAGTTGCTGTGCAATGCCGGGCGCTGTCTCGACATGACGGGCCGCTGA
- a CDS encoding ferredoxin family protein, whose product MTFVVVEDCIKCKYTDCVEVCPVDCFHEGPNFLVIDPEECIDCTLCEPECPVEAILPEDDLSADQQHFLALNEELSREWPVITAKKDAPPDADDWAGKPGKLDLLER is encoded by the coding sequence ATGACCTTTGTCGTCGTTGAGGACTGCATCAAATGTAAGTACACGGACTGCGTCGAGGTATGTCCCGTCGATTGCTTTCACGAAGGCCCGAACTTTCTCGTCATCGATCCGGAAGAGTGTATCGACTGCACCCTTTGCGAACCCGAATGTCCCGTCGAGGCCATCCTCCCGGAAGACGACCTCTCTGCGGATCAGCAACATTTTCTGGCATTAAACGAGGAACTGTCCCGCGAATGGCCGGTGATCACGGCCAAGAAGGACGCACCCCCGGACGCCGACGACTGGGCGGGCAAACCCGGAAAACTGGATCTGCTTGAGCGCTGA